A window of the Streptomyces luomodiensis genome harbors these coding sequences:
- a CDS encoding ABC transporter permease codes for MSATIQKPGQPAAAPETARSARSLVDAVFRAREISIAGALVLLVLFTWIAEPRFLDGQGIKDLLLNAAILVLLAVGQSVVVITRNIDLSVGSVVGLSAFACGKFVSGTDHGVLTVLVLGVLVGAGCGVVSGALVSFGRVPALVVTLGMLYIIQGVDYWWAQGAQINAADVPQSVLDLGSGSVLGVPYLPLISFVVLAGTAYVLRTYRGGRELYAIGSSPEAARLAGVPIRRRVLGAYLFSGAVSGFAGALWLARFGTVVADNAHGWELTVVSAVVVGGVAIVGGTGTVWGAALGALLLTTISGALAVLKVDSFWQDAIAGALLLAAISVDRIVRVRMTRALRKRSAR; via the coding sequence GTGAGCGCGACCATCCAGAAACCCGGGCAACCCGCCGCCGCGCCGGAGACGGCCCGCTCGGCGCGTTCGCTCGTCGACGCCGTCTTCCGCGCGCGGGAGATCAGCATCGCCGGGGCCCTCGTCCTGCTGGTGCTGTTCACCTGGATCGCCGAGCCGCGCTTCCTCGATGGCCAGGGCATCAAGGACCTGCTGCTCAACGCGGCCATCCTGGTGCTGCTCGCGGTCGGGCAGTCGGTGGTGGTCATCACCCGCAACATCGATCTGTCGGTCGGCTCCGTGGTGGGGCTGTCCGCGTTCGCCTGCGGGAAGTTCGTCTCCGGCACCGACCACGGGGTGCTGACGGTCCTGGTCCTCGGCGTCCTCGTCGGCGCGGGCTGCGGCGTCGTCAGCGGGGCGCTGGTGAGCTTCGGGCGGGTGCCCGCGCTGGTGGTGACCCTCGGGATGCTCTACATCATCCAGGGCGTCGACTACTGGTGGGCGCAAGGAGCGCAGATCAACGCGGCCGATGTGCCGCAGTCCGTGCTGGACCTGGGCAGCGGCAGCGTGCTGGGCGTCCCGTATCTCCCGCTGATCTCCTTCGTGGTGCTGGCCGGCACCGCGTACGTCCTGCGCACCTACCGCGGCGGCCGTGAGCTGTACGCCATCGGCTCCAGCCCGGAGGCCGCCCGGCTGGCCGGGGTGCCGATCCGGCGGCGGGTGCTCGGCGCGTATCTGTTCTCCGGCGCCGTCTCGGGCTTCGCGGGCGCGCTGTGGCTGGCCCGCTTCGGCACCGTCGTCGCGGACAACGCGCACGGCTGGGAGCTGACCGTGGTCAGCGCGGTGGTGGTCGGCGGCGTCGCCATCGTCGGCGGCACCGGGACGGTGTGGGGCGCGGCGCTGGGCGCGCTGCTGCTCACCACCATCAGCGGCGCCCTGGCCGTGCTGAAGGTCGACTCCTTCTGGCAGGACGCCATCGCGGGTGCGCTGCTGCTGGCGGCCATCAGCGTGGACCGGATCGTGAGGGTGCGCATGACCCGTGCGCTGAGGAAGAGGAGCGCACGATGA
- a CDS encoding ABC transporter permease, which yields MKLSAIKLRWDTAVGVLLVAVFITGLGTTDGFASHDNLAFAFNDIAEVALMALPMTLLVVAGQVDLSVASMLGLASALTGELWDAGWAFETIVPIVLLVGVVGGLINGWLVTRVGLPSLAVTIGTLALYRGLASVVLGTGAITDFPETYAKWAVDTTTVPGTFLTYPVVLFIVLAAVAAVVLHATGLGRSLFAIGAQEDAAYFAGIRVKRVKLLLFVVSGLISAFAGIVFTLRYGSARADNGQGFEMLVIASVLLGGVDFDGGKGTLFGAVAGVLLIGVLKNLLTLNDVANEVQVIVTGLLLVASVLTPRLITTVSAWRHRRAAAQAG from the coding sequence ATGAAGCTCAGCGCGATCAAGCTCAGGTGGGACACCGCCGTCGGGGTGCTGCTGGTGGCCGTCTTCATCACCGGCCTGGGCACCACGGACGGCTTCGCGAGCCACGACAACCTCGCCTTCGCCTTCAACGACATCGCCGAGGTGGCGCTGATGGCGCTGCCGATGACGCTGCTGGTGGTGGCCGGGCAGGTGGACCTGTCGGTGGCCTCGATGCTCGGCCTGGCCAGCGCGCTCACCGGCGAACTGTGGGACGCGGGCTGGGCGTTCGAGACCATCGTGCCGATCGTGCTGCTGGTCGGGGTGGTCGGCGGGCTGATCAACGGCTGGCTGGTGACCCGGGTCGGGCTGCCCTCGCTCGCCGTCACCATCGGCACGCTCGCCCTCTACCGTGGACTGGCCTCGGTGGTGCTCGGCACGGGCGCCATCACCGACTTCCCCGAGACGTACGCCAAGTGGGCCGTGGACACCACCACCGTGCCCGGCACCTTCCTCACCTACCCCGTGGTGCTGTTCATCGTGCTGGCCGCCGTCGCCGCCGTGGTGCTGCACGCCACCGGGCTGGGCCGGTCGCTGTTCGCCATCGGGGCCCAGGAGGACGCCGCGTACTTCGCGGGCATCCGCGTCAAACGCGTCAAGCTGCTGCTGTTCGTCGTCAGCGGGCTGATCTCGGCCTTCGCGGGGATCGTGTTCACCCTGCGGTACGGCAGCGCACGGGCCGACAACGGGCAGGGCTTCGAGATGCTCGTGATCGCCTCCGTCCTGCTGGGCGGCGTCGACTTCGACGGCGGCAAGGGCACGCTGTTCGGCGCCGTCGCCGGGGTGCTGCTCATCGGCGTCCTGAAGAACCTGCTGACCCTCAACGACGTGGCCAACGAGGTCCAGGTGATCGTCACCGGACTGCTGCTGGTGGCCTCCGTCCTCACCCCCCGTCTGATCACCACCGTGAGCGCCTGGCGCCACCGGCGCGCCGCCGCCCAGGCCGGCTGA
- the rhaS gene encoding rhamnose ABC transporter substrate-binding protein, which yields MFQRSPEQHRHRAAATAAAVCALAVALAGCGGTTKKDNDNGGAAKSDAKADPDAPLKKGLKLAYLPKQINNPYEKIVDEAGIAAAGEFGGKGKEVGPSDASASSQVSYINTLVQQRQDAILIAANDPNAVCGPLKQAMKKDIKVVAYDSDTAPACRQLFINQASSEEIGRSQVQHLAEQLDYKGEIAILSATQNATNQNTWIEFMKDELSKPAYKNMKLVKTVYGDDDDQKSFQETQGLLKAYPKLKGIISPTTVGIAAAARYISGSSYKGKVVLNGLGTPNQMRKYVKDGTVEQFALWDPKKLGYLGSYAAAALASGQITGAEGEKFTAGKLGEYTVGKDGEVILGPPTVFDKSNIDKYHF from the coding sequence ATGTTCCAGCGTTCCCCCGAACAGCACCGCCACCGCGCCGCCGCCACCGCCGCGGCGGTCTGCGCCCTGGCCGTGGCCCTGGCCGGCTGCGGCGGCACCACCAAGAAGGACAACGACAACGGCGGCGCCGCCAAGAGCGACGCCAAGGCCGACCCCGACGCGCCGCTGAAGAAGGGCCTCAAACTGGCCTACCTGCCCAAGCAGATCAACAACCCCTACGAGAAGATCGTGGACGAGGCGGGGATCGCCGCCGCCGGGGAGTTCGGCGGCAAGGGCAAGGAGGTCGGCCCGTCCGACGCCAGCGCCTCCTCCCAGGTGTCGTACATCAACACCCTGGTCCAGCAGCGGCAGGACGCCATCCTGATCGCGGCCAACGACCCCAACGCGGTCTGCGGCCCGCTCAAGCAGGCCATGAAGAAGGACATCAAGGTCGTGGCGTACGACTCCGACACCGCCCCGGCCTGCCGCCAGCTCTTCATCAACCAGGCCAGCTCCGAGGAGATCGGCCGCAGCCAGGTCCAGCACCTCGCCGAGCAGCTCGACTACAAGGGCGAGATCGCGATCCTGTCGGCCACCCAGAACGCGACCAACCAGAACACCTGGATCGAGTTCATGAAGGACGAGCTGAGCAAGCCCGCCTACAAGAACATGAAGCTGGTCAAGACGGTGTACGGGGACGACGACGACCAGAAATCCTTCCAGGAGACCCAGGGCCTGCTCAAGGCGTATCCGAAGCTCAAGGGCATCATCTCGCCCACCACGGTGGGCATCGCCGCGGCCGCCCGCTACATCAGCGGCTCCTCGTACAAGGGCAAGGTCGTGCTGAACGGCCTGGGCACGCCCAACCAGATGCGCAAGTACGTCAAGGACGGCACCGTCGAGCAGTTCGCGCTGTGGGACCCCAAGAAGCTCGGCTACCTCGGTTCGTACGCCGCGGCCGCGCTCGCCTCCGGACAGATCACCGGGGCCGAGGGGGAGAAGTTCACGGCCGGGAAGCTCGGCGAGTACACGGTCGGCAAGGACGGCGAGGTCATCCTCGGCCCGCCCACCGTCTTCGACAAGTCCAACATCGACAAGTACCACTTCTGA
- a CDS encoding L-rhamnose mutarotase encodes MRRVCFLLKVRQDRIEEYRERHAAVWPEMRAALSETGWHNYSLFLREDGLLVGYLETEDFEAAQAAMAATEVNARWQAEMAPFFEALDGARPDEAMKPLTEVFHLA; translated from the coding sequence ATGCGGCGGGTGTGTTTTCTGCTGAAGGTCCGCCAGGACCGGATCGAGGAGTACCGCGAGCGGCACGCGGCCGTCTGGCCCGAGATGCGGGCCGCGCTCTCGGAGACCGGCTGGCACAACTACTCGCTCTTCCTGCGCGAGGACGGGTTGCTCGTCGGCTATCTGGAGACCGAGGACTTCGAGGCGGCCCAGGCCGCGATGGCCGCCACCGAGGTCAACGCCCGCTGGCAGGCGGAGATGGCGCCCTTCTTCGAGGCGCTCGACGGCGCGCGACCGGATGAGGCGATGAAACCGCTCACCGAAGTGTTCCACCTCGCCTAG
- a CDS encoding BNR repeat-containing protein, with protein sequence MRSLAAVVLATALLGAATPGTAAAAAAPGPAVSRLADTQLDPRALYFESYNGLVNNNAFQKNGLLTYKGYQYAVWYTGDRSAVVARRALSERSWQTVTLPHRLTADDSHNVISMGVSRIDGRLHLNMDSHSSGFFYVKSVAGLLDDPAGHPWTSGQFGAVQTTLDGLALTSQFTYPQFIATPEGRLQLSYRTGVSGNGRNALAEYDGNTWTDLGAWSSATGTYTSEHGSSTARNMYLHGIDYGPDGRLHAFYTWREQNNAVMCTSGGLTNHDTGYVYSSDRGRTWRNAAGAVVGTTGGFDTVAVGDAGTVVDPLNPDHSLMNQESQATDSAGLPHALISYVPGRFGQCTTDYVADRTSNGRVFHLSKDAAGTWKKTEIPVPLGSSQRTHLVFDRYDNAYAVMPYGRIVAASKSSGWTDWKTLFDGSGLNAFGEVVVDDTRLAQDGVLSFLYQRKSSGTTPSALRVIDFKLPS encoded by the coding sequence ATGAGATCACTTGCCGCCGTCGTGCTCGCCACCGCCCTGCTCGGCGCCGCGACCCCGGGCACGGCCGCCGCCGCGGCCGCCCCAGGGCCCGCGGTCAGCCGGCTCGCCGACACCCAGCTCGACCCCAGGGCCCTGTACTTCGAGTCGTACAACGGCCTGGTCAACAACAACGCCTTCCAGAAGAACGGGCTGCTCACCTACAAGGGCTATCAGTACGCCGTCTGGTACACCGGCGACCGCAGCGCGGTCGTCGCACGCCGCGCCCTCAGCGAGCGGAGCTGGCAGACCGTCACGCTGCCGCACCGGCTCACCGCCGACGACTCGCACAACGTCATCTCCATGGGTGTCTCGCGGATCGACGGCCGGCTGCACCTGAACATGGACTCCCACAGCAGCGGCTTCTTCTACGTGAAGTCGGTGGCCGGGCTGCTGGACGACCCCGCCGGACACCCCTGGACCAGCGGCCAGTTCGGCGCCGTCCAGACCACCCTCGACGGCCTCGCGCTCACCTCCCAGTTCACCTATCCCCAGTTCATCGCCACCCCCGAGGGCCGGCTCCAGCTCAGCTACCGCACCGGCGTCTCCGGCAACGGCCGCAACGCGCTCGCCGAGTACGACGGAAACACCTGGACCGACCTCGGCGCCTGGTCCTCCGCCACCGGCACCTACACCAGCGAGCACGGCTCCAGCACCGCCCGCAACATGTATCTGCACGGCATCGACTACGGGCCCGACGGCCGGTTGCACGCCTTCTACACCTGGCGCGAGCAGAACAACGCGGTGATGTGCACGAGCGGCGGCCTCACCAACCACGACACCGGCTACGTCTACAGCTCCGACCGCGGCCGCACCTGGCGCAACGCGGCGGGCGCCGTCGTCGGCACCACCGGCGGCTTTGACACGGTGGCGGTCGGCGACGCCGGAACGGTCGTCGATCCGCTCAACCCCGACCACTCGCTGATGAACCAGGAGAGCCAGGCCACCGACTCCGCCGGCCTGCCCCACGCCCTGATCAGCTATGTCCCCGGCCGCTTCGGCCAGTGCACCACCGACTACGTGGCCGACCGGACGTCCAACGGCCGCGTCTTCCACCTCTCCAAGGACGCGGCCGGCACCTGGAAGAAGACCGAGATCCCGGTGCCCCTCGGCTCCAGCCAGCGCACCCACCTGGTCTTCGACCGCTACGACAACGCCTACGCCGTGATGCCGTACGGCCGGATCGTGGCCGCGTCCAAATCCTCGGGCTGGACGGACTGGAAGACCCTCTTCGACGGCAGCGGTCTGAACGCCTTCGGCGAGGTCGTCGTGGACGACACCCGCCTCGCCCAGGACGGTGTCCTGTCGTTTCTGTACCAGCGGAAATCCAGCGGCACCACGCCCTCCGCCCTCCGCGTCATCGACTTCAAGCTCCCTTCTTGA
- a CDS encoding LacI family DNA-binding transcriptional regulator translates to MASGVGIKEVAREAGVSVGTVSNVINRPESVSEATRDRVQAVIERLGYVRQESARQLRAGHSRIVALLVLDMANPFFAQIARGAERAAREAGLGVMVCNSAHSPEAEAVYLGLFAEQRVRGVLMTPADMTGRNLASFRRRPIPFVLVDRVLPSAEGCSVSVDDVTGGQLAVRHLLGLGHRAIAYVSGPMRLAQCRDRREGALRALRAEGLGASALRHVEVERLDVVSGRDAGARLLGISPRPTAVFCANDLLALGVLQALYGAGVSVPGEVALVGYDDIEFAAAAAVPLTSVRQPAFRMGHAAAELLIEETGKRAGDHRHQRIVLQPELVVRGSSLARSR, encoded by the coding sequence ATGGCGTCCGGGGTGGGCATCAAGGAGGTGGCACGCGAGGCCGGGGTCTCGGTCGGCACCGTTTCCAACGTCATCAACCGCCCGGAGTCGGTGTCCGAGGCCACCCGCGACCGGGTGCAGGCCGTGATCGAGCGGCTGGGCTACGTACGCCAGGAGTCCGCACGCCAGCTGCGGGCCGGCCACAGCCGCATCGTCGCGCTGCTGGTGCTGGACATGGCCAACCCGTTCTTCGCACAGATCGCACGCGGCGCGGAGCGCGCGGCGCGGGAGGCGGGGCTGGGGGTGATGGTGTGCAACAGCGCGCACAGCCCCGAGGCGGAGGCCGTCTACCTCGGCCTCTTCGCCGAGCAGCGGGTGCGCGGCGTGCTGATGACCCCGGCCGATATGACCGGGCGCAACCTCGCCTCCTTCCGGCGGCGGCCCATCCCCTTCGTCCTCGTCGACCGGGTGCTGCCCAGCGCCGAGGGCTGCTCGGTCTCGGTCGACGACGTCACCGGCGGCCAACTCGCCGTCCGCCACCTCCTCGGCCTCGGCCATCGCGCCATCGCCTATGTGAGCGGGCCGATGCGGCTGGCCCAGTGCCGCGACCGCCGCGAGGGCGCGCTGCGCGCCCTGCGCGCGGAGGGCCTCGGCGCGTCCGCGCTGCGCCATGTCGAGGTGGAGCGGCTGGATGTGGTCTCGGGCCGGGACGCGGGCGCGCGGCTGCTGGGCATCTCACCGCGGCCGACGGCGGTGTTCTGTGCCAACGACCTGCTGGCGCTGGGGGTGCTCCAGGCGCTGTACGGGGCGGGGGTGTCGGTGCCGGGGGAGGTGGCGTTGGTGGGGTACGACGACATCGAGTTCGCGGCGGCGGCCGCGGTGCCGCTGACGTCGGTACGGCAGCCGGCGTTCCGGATGGGACACGCGGCGGCCGAACTGCTGATCGAGGAGACGGGGAAGCGCGCCGGGGACCACCGTCACCAGCGGATCGTCCTCCAGCCCGAACTCGTCGTCCGCGGATCGAGCCTGGCCCGGTCACGCTGA
- a CDS encoding LacI family DNA-binding transcriptional regulator has protein sequence MVGIKDVARQAGVSVGTVSNVINRPEMVAEATRDRVQAVIERLGYVRQESARQLRAGRSRIISLLVLDMANPFFVDVATGAERAAREAGLGVMVCNSAQSPEEEADYLGLFAEHRVRGVLVTPADVTGTNLESFRRHDIPFVFVDREVPSADACSVSVDDIAGGALAGRHLIAQGHRSVVYVSGPMQLPQCQDRRAGLLRAFAEEGLPAESMVHIEAELLDVASGRDAGARLLGISPRPTAVFCANDLLALGVLQALFAAGVSVPGEVALVGYDDIEFAAAAAVPLTSVRQPAFRMGRAAAELLIEETSEEATGHQHRRIVLQPELVVRDSTFAPRPAV, from the coding sequence ATGGTGGGGATCAAGGACGTCGCGCGGCAGGCGGGAGTGTCGGTCGGCACCGTATCGAACGTGATCAACCGGCCCGAGATGGTCGCCGAGGCCACCCGCGACCGGGTGCAGGCCGTGATCGAGCGGCTGGGCTACGTACGCCAGGAGTCCGCACGCCAGCTGCGGGCCGGGCGCAGCCGGATCATCTCGCTGCTGGTGCTGGACATGGCGAACCCCTTCTTCGTGGACGTGGCGACCGGCGCGGAGCGCGCGGCGCGCGAGGCCGGACTGGGCGTGATGGTGTGCAACAGTGCCCAGAGCCCCGAGGAGGAGGCCGACTACCTCGGCCTCTTCGCCGAGCACCGGGTCCGGGGCGTGCTGGTCACCCCGGCCGATGTCACCGGCACCAACCTGGAGAGCTTCCGGCGCCATGACATCCCGTTCGTCTTCGTGGACCGCGAGGTGCCCAGCGCCGACGCCTGCTCGGTGTCGGTCGACGACATCGCGGGCGGGGCGCTCGCCGGCCGCCACCTGATCGCCCAGGGACACCGCTCCGTGGTCTACGTCAGCGGCCCCATGCAACTCCCGCAGTGCCAGGACCGGCGCGCCGGGCTGCTCCGCGCGTTCGCGGAGGAGGGGCTGCCGGCGGAGTCGATGGTGCACATCGAGGCCGAGCTGCTGGACGTGGCGTCGGGCCGGGACGCGGGCGCGCGGCTACTGGGCATCTCACCGCGGCCGACGGCGGTGTTCTGCGCCAACGACCTGCTGGCGCTGGGCGTGCTCCAGGCGCTCTTCGCGGCCGGCGTCTCGGTGCCGGGGGAGGTGGCGTTGGTGGGATACGACGACATCGAGTTCGCGGCGGCGGCCGCGGTGCCGCTGACGTCGGTACGGCAGCCGGCGTTCCGCATGGGGCGTGCGGCGGCCGAACTGCTGATCGAGGAAACCAGTGAGGAGGCGACCGGCCATCAGCACCGCCGGATCGTCCTCCAGCCGGAACTCGTGGTACGGGACTCGACGTTCGCCCCCAGACCGGCGGTGTGA
- a CDS encoding AraC family transcriptional regulator, translating into MRYEEAPHRRFREHPAVPDAPSLVPAQPDVALPDPRLRGEVLCYRVFPCADGVPHSLTTDGRVRMILLAERGTERHPDVPPVLIDSLLSGLKTPTGDTLGDGEHGTGVEVALEPWAVFRLFGTSPEDLGAAINDRDRFPGSLVHAVARNVSGTRDWAARRAVIDAALVERQAANPPCPVPLRQAWRRLVETGGRIPIRRLAADVAWSQNQLARRFREQIGLSPKVAARALRLRRALRLLATGQAAVRAAMDCGFCDPAHLSRECTALTGRPPSQLLAARSVFHQRTVRRR; encoded by the coding sequence ATGCGCTATGAGGAGGCTCCACACCGCCGTTTCCGCGAGCACCCGGCTGTGCCGGATGCTCCATCCCTTGTCCCGGCACAGCCCGACGTTGCTCTACCCGATCCCCGATTACGCGGTGAGGTGCTCTGCTACCGCGTTTTTCCGTGCGCTGACGGTGTCCCGCACTCTCTCACCACCGACGGCCGCGTTCGCATGATCTTGCTCGCCGAGCGCGGTACGGAACGCCACCCGGATGTTCCCCCAGTGCTGATCGACTCGTTGCTGTCCGGGCTGAAAACCCCTACAGGCGACACGTTGGGGGACGGAGAACACGGGACCGGCGTGGAGGTGGCCCTGGAACCATGGGCCGTGTTCCGTCTTTTCGGCACATCGCCGGAGGACCTGGGGGCCGCGATCAACGACCGGGACCGTTTCCCGGGTTCCCTCGTCCACGCCGTGGCGAGGAATGTCTCCGGCACCAGGGACTGGGCGGCCCGCCGCGCCGTGATCGACGCGGCCCTCGTGGAGCGCCAGGCAGCGAATCCGCCGTGCCCGGTGCCGCTGCGGCAGGCCTGGCGGCGGCTCGTGGAGACCGGAGGCAGGATTCCCATCAGGCGGTTGGCCGCCGATGTCGCCTGGAGCCAGAACCAGCTGGCGCGCCGTTTCCGGGAGCAGATCGGGCTCTCTCCGAAAGTCGCGGCCCGTGCACTGCGCCTGCGTCGTGCGCTGCGCCTGCTGGCAACCGGTCAGGCCGCCGTCCGCGCCGCCATGGACTGTGGTTTCTGCGACCCGGCCCATCTGAGCCGGGAATGCACCGCCCTGACCGGGCGACCGCCGAGCCAACTGCTCGCCGCCCGCTCGGTATTCCACCAGAGGACCGTACGAAGACGGTGA
- a CDS encoding lasso RiPP family leader peptide-containing protein yields MNGTELAYEAPMIAEAGGFAEETRITCCGRWFDGIIGYYFDL; encoded by the coding sequence ATGAATGGCACCGAACTCGCGTATGAGGCTCCGATGATCGCGGAGGCCGGCGGCTTCGCCGAGGAAACCCGTATCACCTGCTGCGGACGCTGGTTCGACGGGATCATCGGCTACTACTTCGACCTCTGA
- a CDS encoding asparagine synthase-related protein yields MTAEARDARIALFGPVSATAEALSRRLQRVRSVSDADQVARALHGCFHLVASVGGLVRAQGSISGACQLFYGSVKGVTIAADRPQTLAAMAGTGVDEELLAMQLLAPFGPPWPLSTRSVWRGVRALGPGQHLEIRPNGSERTRTHWTPPEPVVPLAVGAGAVREALENAVAVRIRGSGTISADLSGGKDSTSLCFLTARQDVSLATLHLCSSDRANEDRLWAERSAALLPDAEHVTVPMGDTPGFFAESALAARQELEAPLTMTRRPMLEYIAGFAASRGATRHLQGIGADELFRPSLMSLHALVRSRPLAAVPHVRAVKSMRRWNAVTTVRSLMGHRTYPQWLAASADQITGERVLGTGVGWEVASRVPPWTTPEAVDAIRRLLRRTAAEEPEPLSPLPVHHEMLRLMQANGTIVRASSRVVADHGVSFQAPFLDDQVLTAAMSIRLVDRHRADLVKPILTAAMRGIVPDGILDRQTKGDFGPDLYVGLRHHRGHLLEIFQDSLLARMGLIDAAGPRAALRTMHADAGLLMPLDMTLANELWLRSLPSHVSVPNGSPLTRTSSSHTVQNTKPVLAEGRP; encoded by the coding sequence GTGACGGCCGAAGCCAGGGACGCCCGGATTGCTCTCTTCGGGCCGGTTTCCGCGACAGCGGAAGCGCTGTCGCGACGGCTGCAGCGGGTGCGCTCGGTCAGCGATGCCGACCAGGTGGCCCGAGCGTTGCACGGATGCTTTCATCTGGTCGCGTCGGTCGGCGGCCTCGTACGGGCCCAGGGCAGCATCTCCGGGGCATGCCAACTCTTCTACGGCTCCGTCAAGGGCGTGACCATCGCGGCGGACCGTCCGCAGACGCTGGCTGCCATGGCCGGAACCGGCGTCGACGAGGAACTGCTGGCCATGCAGTTGCTGGCCCCCTTCGGGCCCCCCTGGCCATTGAGTACGCGGTCGGTATGGCGCGGTGTACGGGCGTTGGGTCCGGGACAGCATCTGGAGATCCGGCCCAATGGGTCGGAACGCACCAGGACGCACTGGACGCCTCCCGAACCGGTCGTTCCTCTCGCGGTGGGGGCGGGTGCCGTGCGTGAGGCACTGGAGAACGCCGTCGCGGTGCGGATCCGCGGAAGCGGCACCATCAGCGCGGACTTGTCGGGCGGCAAGGATTCCACGAGCCTGTGCTTTCTGACTGCGCGACAAGACGTCTCCCTCGCAACCCTGCACCTGTGCTCGTCGGACCGCGCCAACGAGGACAGGCTTTGGGCCGAACGCAGCGCAGCCCTGTTGCCGGACGCCGAACACGTGACTGTTCCCATGGGTGACACTCCGGGGTTCTTCGCGGAATCGGCTCTGGCCGCCAGGCAGGAGCTGGAAGCACCGCTGACCATGACCCGCAGGCCCATGCTCGAGTACATCGCGGGCTTCGCCGCCTCGCGCGGAGCCACCCGGCACCTCCAGGGCATCGGAGCAGACGAACTGTTCCGGCCGAGCCTGATGTCACTGCACGCCCTTGTCCGCAGCCGGCCGTTGGCGGCTGTGCCGCATGTGCGGGCGGTGAAGTCGATGCGCCGCTGGAACGCCGTCACGACGGTGCGCAGTCTGATGGGCCACCGGACATACCCCCAGTGGCTGGCCGCATCCGCCGACCAGATCACCGGGGAACGCGTCCTGGGCACCGGAGTCGGCTGGGAGGTGGCATCGAGGGTGCCGCCGTGGACCACTCCAGAGGCGGTTGACGCGATTCGCCGCCTCCTGCGCCGTACCGCCGCCGAGGAACCGGAGCCGTTGTCCCCGCTGCCGGTGCACCATGAGATGCTGCGGCTGATGCAGGCGAACGGCACGATCGTCCGGGCGTCGTCCCGGGTGGTGGCGGACCACGGAGTGTCGTTCCAGGCTCCCTTCCTCGATGACCAGGTGCTCACTGCGGCCATGTCCATCCGCCTGGTGGACCGGCACCGGGCGGACCTGGTCAAGCCGATCCTCACCGCCGCCATGCGCGGCATCGTGCCGGACGGCATCCTTGACCGGCAGACCAAGGGAGACTTCGGCCCCGACCTCTACGTGGGCTTGCGCCACCATCGGGGCCATCTCCTGGAGATCTTCCAGGACTCCCTTCTCGCCCGCATGGGACTGATAGATGCCGCAGGCCCTCGTGCCGCCCTGCGCACCATGCATGCGGACGCCGGCCTCCTCATGCCCCTCGACATGACGCTGGCCAATGAACTGTGGCTGCGCTCACTGCCGTCCCATGTCTCGGTTCCGAACGGGTCCCCGCTCACGCGGACAAGCAGCAGCCACACAGTGCAGAACACCAAGCCTGTCCTCGCCGAAGGAAGACCATGA
- a CDS encoding lasso peptide biosynthesis PqqD family chaperone, which produces MTFSLAPHMTMTETDTGMVLLDERSGRYWQMNDTGALVLRCLLDGGSAESATSELRRRFPTATDDFAADVEKLIAAVRTAGVVIA; this is translated from the coding sequence ATGACCTTTTCCCTCGCGCCGCACATGACCATGACCGAGACCGACACCGGCATGGTGCTGCTGGACGAACGCAGCGGGCGCTACTGGCAGATGAATGACACCGGCGCGCTCGTGCTGCGCTGTCTCCTCGACGGCGGATCGGCGGAATCCGCCACCTCCGAGCTACGCAGGCGCTTCCCCACCGCCACTGACGACTTCGCCGCCGACGTCGAGAAGCTGATCGCCGCCGTGCGGACCGCAGGGGTGGTGATCGCATGA
- a CDS encoding lasso peptide biosynthesis B2 protein, whose protein sequence is MTARALSLEPSTAPPWRVRPVALCVVGVARLLAKLPPRRLRQVMETVRRGARPANEAETLRARNAVVAMSVPCAGPRCLQRSIATALLCRTRGAWPDWVTGVRTQPFRAHAWVEADGKPVGESTDEVRHFHILIRVPGRR, encoded by the coding sequence ATGACCGCCAGGGCACTGAGTCTTGAGCCGTCCACGGCTCCGCCGTGGCGTGTGCGCCCGGTCGCACTGTGCGTTGTCGGGGTCGCCCGGTTGCTCGCCAAGCTGCCTCCGCGACGGCTGCGGCAGGTGATGGAGACGGTGCGGCGTGGTGCCAGGCCCGCGAACGAGGCGGAGACCCTGCGGGCTCGCAACGCCGTGGTGGCTATGAGCGTGCCCTGCGCCGGGCCAAGGTGCCTGCAGCGGTCCATCGCCACCGCGCTGCTCTGCCGTACGCGAGGGGCGTGGCCGGACTGGGTCACGGGAGTGCGCACTCAGCCTTTCAGAGCCCATGCCTGGGTGGAAGCGGACGGCAAGCCGGTCGGCGAGAGCACCGACGAGGTGAGGCACTTTCACATCCTCATCAGGGTGCCGGGCCGGCGATGA